From the Armatimonadota bacterium genome, the window GTCCCCTCCCCAAACTCTGGCGAGTTTAGGGAGGGGAACGAAAGACAAGCTGGTTTTGAGGCCTGTCCGCGCTTACGGGCCGATCGGAGAACGAAACGGACAAAGACAAACCCCTCCCCTGTATCCCCTCCCCAAACTCTGGCGAGTTTAGGGAGGGGAACGAAAGACAAGTTGGCTAAGGAGGGGAACGAAAGACAAGCAGGCTGCCGGTTCCCCCGCGCTAGCGCGGGTCGAAGGTTTCTCAAGTTTTGTCAACGCTGTGTCGAGGTTCTTTCTAAAAGTTTGGATGAATTGGTTGGAGGAGATGTGCTGGCAGCCCGCCGCGGCGTAACCGTCCATCACATGAAACCCATCGCCCGAAGAGGCGGAAGGTCGACAAAAGAGAATCCCGAGGAATGGAGCGGGAAATGGGACTCGAACCCACGACCCCCTCGTTGGCAACGAGGTGCTCTACCACTGAGCTATTCCCGCTCGGCTAACCTTAATTATACCGTATCCGACCTGAATCCTGCAATCCGATCCCGCACTGTACAGGTTGCGTACGGCATATCGACCCTTCCGAGCAGCGACACTGAACGACTCCAAAGAAACCGCTCCGTTCGTCCGACCGTTCGAGGCGACCTCGCGGATCGATCGACCGATGCCCTGCGAACGAATTTCTAACTCCATGCCTCAGCCCTCCCAATGAAGAAGCCGCGAGAGGCGCAAGAGTCAACCACCAAGCAAAAGAAATTTGGTGGGCGAGGGGGGACTCGAACCCCCACGGGCTATGCCCACTAGATCCTAAGTCTAGCGTGTCTGCCAATTCCACCACCCGCCCGGCAAAATCTATAATACCCAGCGCGATACAGGATCAAGGCAAAGCGGTCGGATGGTGCCGAGGGGCGGAATCGAACCGCCGACACACGGATTTTCAGTCCGTTGCTCTACCGACTGAGCTACCTCGGCTAATAAGAAAATGGCGGAGCGGACGGGACTTGAACCCGCGGCCTCTAGCGTGACAGGCTAGCGCTCTAACCGTGCTGAGCTACCGCTCCGTGCTGCCATGGTGGGCGAAGCAGGATTTGAACCTACGACCACTTCCTTGTAAGGGAAGCGCTCTACCGCTGAGCTATTCGCCCCGACCGGGTTAATATACCACATCCCTGCAAGGGTATAATCGGCCAAAATCCACCTCAATTGGAGCGCTCAATGGTTGCCGAAGCCCTTCCCCGCTGGAACATGTCGTCCGTCTTTCCCAGCCTCGATTCGCAAGAGTATATAGACGCGGTCGCCCGATATGATCAGTCGATCGCCCAAATGGAGGAGCGCTTTGATGCCGCCGGCATTCGCCGAACCGAGGCCTTGCCGTGGACCGACGCTGTCCGAGAGGCTGCGGATTCTGCTCTGGCGCAATGGAACGAACTGCTCGAGCGCCAGCGCGTGCTGATGGCTTATACGCACTGTTTTGTGGCGTGCGATTCGCGCGACGAGTTGGCACAGGCCAAACTGAGCGAATTGAGCGGGCGCGAGCCTCGAATCGGGGCGCTGATCGCTCGATTCACGGGCTGGATAGGCGCTATCGATGTGGAGCAGTGGATCGCTCAATCGCCGTTGGCGGCTGATCATGCCTTTGCCATTCGCAAGCAGAAGACTCAGGCTTCTAAGATGATGTCGGAGCCGGAGGAGATTTTGGCCAGCGAACTGGGACAGTACGGCGGCCGGGCGTGGAGCCGGTTTTACGGCAACTTCAGTTCGCAGATCATGGTAACGATCCATCGCGAGGGCAAGACCGAGACGATTCCTATGAGCATGGCGCGAAACCTAGCGTTCGATCCGGATCGCAATGTGCGCGAGGCTGCCTATCATGCGGAATTGGACGCTTGGAAGGCCAATGCGCTGCCCATCGCCGCGGCGATGAACAGTCTGAAGGGCGCGACGATGCACCTGGCCAAGAAGCGCGGCTGGGGCGACCCTCTGAATGCGGCCTTGTTTGAGAATCATATCGACCGGGAGACATTGGACGCGATGATGGGCGCGGCGCGGCGGGCGTTTCCCGATTTTCGACGCTTTTACAAGGCAAAGGCAAAGGCACTGGGGCTGTCGCGGCTGACCTGGTACGACCTGTACGCGCCGGTCGGGGCATCGAAGCGGGAATGGAGTTGGGACGAGGCGGTTCGGTTCGTCGCGGAGGGTTTTGCCGACTATTCCGATAAGCTGAGCCGGTTTGCTCGCCGCTCGTCCGATGAAGGTTGGATCGATGCCGAGCCGAGGCCGGGCAAACGGGACGGCGCTTTTTGCACCGGCATCCAGCGAGACGAATCGCGCGTGTTCATGAACTTTAAGCCTTCGTTCCTATCGGTCAGCACCCTGGCGCACGAGTTGGGGCACGCTTATCACAACGTCTGTCTGGCCAATAGAACGCCGTTGCAGCGTCAAACGCCGATGTGTCTGGCCGAGACAGCCAGCATCTTCTGCGAGACGATCATCCAGAACGCGGCCCTGCGCGATGCCGACCGAGACGAGCAATTGATGATTTTGGACGGTGCTTTGGAGCGTTCGTCCGGGGTTACCGTCGATATCACCAGCCGGTTTATCTTTGAGCAGACGGTGATGGCCAAGCGTCAAGATCGCGAACTTTCGGCGCAGGAGATGTGTCAGATCATGCGAGAGGCTCAGCTCGATACGTATGGCGACGGGCTTGATCCAGACTGCTTGCACGAATACGCTTGGGCCGCCAAGCCCCATTATTACGGCTCGACTTACTACAACTACCCGTACATGTTCGGGCTGCTGTTCGGCTTAGGGCTGTACGCGCTCTATCAGAAAGACCCTGAGCCGTTCCGAGACGCCTACGACGATTTGCTCAGTTCGACCGGGCTGGACGACGCGCAGACATTGGCCAATCGGTATGGATTCGACCTGAAAAGCCCGGCGTTTTGGGAGGCCAGCTTAGACTTTGTGCGGCGCGACATCGACCGATTTGTCGAATTGGTCGGCTAAGAGCCTCTACTTGCCCAGGTTCTTGAGCGCTTTCGCATCGTAGAGTTTGCCGTCGATGTAGGTGCTGGCGCGCTTCTCGATCGTCCTTGCAATGCGCCACTTGCCATCGATCTTGCGCCAAGTCTCCTCGATCCCGGCCGTTCGTCGATACTTGCGAACCTTGCCGTCGTTCTGCCTTATGTCACAGGTCGTATCCTCAACCGTGTTGCAAATCACGCGATCCTTGTCCATTCTTATCTTTTCGATCTTGATAGTGGTGCGGATGTTGTTCATCCGCGTGATGCCCAATCGGTACGAATTGATGGCCTGAACACGATTGTACATAATGCCTTCGGTCGTTACCAGCACGAAGTCCGGGGCCATATAACTTTCTACTTCCTTAGGTTTCTTGGCAGCCATAGCAGCGGCATATTTGGCGTATTCCGCTTCGATCTGTTTTTTCAGCTGTGCAAGGTCTTGAGCCGATGCGGTCAAAAGCGCCGTCGCCGCGCCGAGCAGTAATAGTCTCTTCATATCTGCCTCCTGTCTGCTTCTTATTATAGGTTACCCGCCAGCGGTTTACTCGGTTCCGTTTTCAGGCCTCTTTGTCAGGGGGATGGCACAAAAATGAGTTTGAATTGGAACCCGCACCGCGGACAGCGCGCCTTCTTAGCCAACGACTCCAAACCTATTAAGGTGTTGGCTTGCGGGCGTCGTTGGGGCAAAACGGAGGTCGCCGCGCTCGAACTGGCCAAAGGGCTGATGGCTAAAGAGGACGCAAGAGCGATTCTAGTAGCGCCGACTCTCGCCCAAGGCATGGAAACGCTGGACAGGGCGGAGATGGCGCTGGTTCGAGAAGGAGCGAACTTCTATCGAAAGACCGGCCAATCGCCAGGATTGTACAGCGACAAGCGTCGATTGCTACTGAAGGCCGCCGCCCGGCAAGGCTTAGCGCTGAGGGGTTTTCGGGCAGACATGGCCGTGGTGGACGAGGCGGCCTACGTGCCGGAAGAGGTCGTGGTGGGCGCGCTGATGCCGACTTTGGCCGAGCGGCGCGGGCGGCTGATCTGCATCTCTACGCCTCGCGGGCGCAATTATTTTCATCGACTGTGGGAGCGGGGACAGAGCGGCGATCCCGAAGTTTGGAGCCTAACCAGCCCCAGCTGGGAGAATCCGAATCTATCGGCGCCGTTCCTTGCAAGCCAGGCCAAGTTGATGTCGCATCGAGACTTCATGGTGGAGTATGGAGCGGAGTTCTTAGACTCGGGAAAGGCGGCTTTCCGGACCGATTGGATAGATCGGGCCACGCTGATGGAGCCGGATGTCGAGGGGCCGGTCGTCGCGGGCATCGATTGGGCGCGGTATCGGGACTATACCGCGGCGGTCGTGCTGCAGGGTAGCCGAGCGATGTGCCGGATGGTGGGTCTGCAAAGGTGGCGAGGACAAAGCTGGGGCTTTATCGTTGCGGAGGCGGCGGCCTACTTAGCCCAGCACAATGTGGAGAAGGCGATCTGCGATTCGACCGGATCGGGCGACGCCGTTATGGAGCAGCTCGTTCAGCGCGCGCCGTGTCGCACGGAGGGGATCGTGTTCACGCGGCAGTCTAAAAGGCGTTTGGTGGATCAGCTTGCGCTGGGTTTGGAGCAGGGTCGGATAGCCCTATTGCCGGATCAGGAACTTCTGCGAGAGCTTTACCACTTTGAGCTTTTGGGCGACGATGCCTCGGCAGGATTTGGCGCCCAACCGGGCTTTAACGACGATTTGGCGATCGCGCTGTGCCTGGCTTATGAGGCGCTTCCGACGCATGCGACTGCCCGCCTGCTATTGGCGGGAAGGCGGGATTGAACTCAATGCACCAAGACTCCCGTTTGCAGGGCAGGCGCGTCGTAATGCTCGACCAGCATCATGCGCACGGCGCCTGTTTCCGAAGGGAACCAATAAGCGCCTGAGTCGACGGAAAGCTCGGTATAAATGTCGAAGTAGCTCTCGATCTTATAGAGGCCATTCGGTAGCTTCTCGATCGTAGTAACGCCCTTGGACGGCAAGGTCGGGCTAACCCTCAATCGAGCGGCGCCTAGGTTGTCCACGCCTTTCACGTCCAATTGGACCATCTGAGCATTGAATGTGCGAACGTTGCCTTGCTGCCCGGCCCAGGCGACCGAAACCGTGCAATCGGCACGGGCCTCAACGCGAATCGGATCGCGGTCGAACATCCGAACGTTAGCCGTAACGCGCGAGTCGAACCGGTGGATGGTCGTTTCGCCCTCTTCAGGAGGAGCATACCCTTGAGTGAATTCATTATGAACGACCTCACTCAAATCAAACCGACCGTCCATATAAGCGCTATGCATGGCGCTCACATAGGATGCGCCGAACACCGGAAGATCGTCCGAGTCGAATTCCATGCTTTAGTTTACCTTTCCTAACCCATCT encodes:
- a CDS encoding M3 family oligoendopeptidase → MVAEALPRWNMSSVFPSLDSQEYIDAVARYDQSIAQMEERFDAAGIRRTEALPWTDAVREAADSALAQWNELLERQRVLMAYTHCFVACDSRDELAQAKLSELSGREPRIGALIARFTGWIGAIDVEQWIAQSPLAADHAFAIRKQKTQASKMMSEPEEILASELGQYGGRAWSRFYGNFSSQIMVTIHREGKTETIPMSMARNLAFDPDRNVREAAYHAELDAWKANALPIAAAMNSLKGATMHLAKKRGWGDPLNAALFENHIDRETLDAMMGAARRAFPDFRRFYKAKAKALGLSRLTWYDLYAPVGASKREWSWDEAVRFVAEGFADYSDKLSRFARRSSDEGWIDAEPRPGKRDGAFCTGIQRDESRVFMNFKPSFLSVSTLAHELGHAYHNVCLANRTPLQRQTPMCLAETASIFCETIIQNAALRDADRDEQLMILDGALERSSGVTVDITSRFIFEQTVMAKRQDRELSAQEMCQIMREAQLDTYGDGLDPDCLHEYAWAAKPHYYGSTYYNYPYMFGLLFGLGLYALYQKDPEPFRDAYDDLLSSTGLDDAQTLANRYGFDLKSPAFWEASLDFVRRDIDRFVELVG
- a CDS encoding nuclear transport factor 2 family protein; its protein translation is MKRLLLLGAATALLTASAQDLAQLKKQIEAEYAKYAAAMAAKKPKEVESYMAPDFVLVTTEGIMYNRVQAINSYRLGITRMNNIRTTIKIEKIRMDKDRVICNTVEDTTCDIRQNDGKVRKYRRTAGIEETWRKIDGKWRIARTIEKRASTYIDGKLYDAKALKNLGK